ATGGGCCGCAATATGACAACCGACATCCCCCACGCCGACACCGGCGGCCTCGACCTCGAGGACCGTCAGTCACTGCGCCGCGTCGCCGGCCTGTCGACCGAGCTCGAGGACATCACCGAGGTCGAGTATCGACAGCTGCGCCTCGAGAAGGTCGTCCTCGTGGGCGTGCAGCTCGGCGAGCTGCGCGACGCCGAGAACTCGCTGCTCGAGCTCGCCGCCCTGGCCGAGACGGCCGGTTCCCAGGTGATGGACGGCGTCCTGCAACGCCGCACCAAGCCCGACCCGGCCACGTTCATCGGCTCCGGCAAGGCCAAGGAGCTGGCCGCGATCGTGGCGGCCACCGGTGCCGACACCGTCATCGCCGACAGCGAGCTCGCGCCGTCCCAGCGCCGCGCGCTCGAGGACGTCGTGAAGGTCAAGGTCATCGACCGCACCGCGCTGATCCTGGACATCTTCGCCCAGCACGCCAAGAGCCGCGAGGGCAAGGCGCAGGTCGAGCTCGCGCAGCTGCAGTACCTGCTGCCGCGGCTGCGTGGCTGGGGCGAGTCGATGTCCCGGCAGGCCGGTGGCCGGGTGGCCGGCGGCGAGGGCATCGGCTCGCGCGGACCCGGTGAGACGAAGATCGAGCTGGACCGGCGGCGGATCAACTCGCGGATCGCCAGGCTGCGCCGCGACATCGCGGCCATGAAGACCGGCCGCGACACCAAGCGCTCGTCGCGGCGACGCTCCGAGGTCGCCAGCGTGGTCATCGCGGGCTACACCAACGCCGGCAAGTCCACGCTCATCAACCGGCTGACCGGGGCGGGCGTGCTCGTCGAGAACGCGCTGTTCGCGACGCTCGACCCGACCGTCCGCCGCGCGGAGACCGCCGACGGCCGCCCGTACACCATCAGCGACACGGTCGGGTTCGTGCGGTCGTTGCCGCACCAGCTCGTCGAGGCGTTCCGCTCCACGCTGGAGGAGGTCGAGGACGCCGATCTCGTGCTGCACGTCGTCGACGGATCGCACCCCGATCCGGAGGGCCAGATCAGCGCCGTCCGCGAGGTGTTCGCCGACATCGGCGCGACGGAGGTTCCCGAGCTCATCGTGATCAACAAGAGCGACGCGGCCGAGCCGG
This is a stretch of genomic DNA from Cumulibacter manganitolerans. It encodes these proteins:
- the hflX gene encoding GTPase HflX, with amino-acid sequence MTTDIPHADTGGLDLEDRQSLRRVAGLSTELEDITEVEYRQLRLEKVVLVGVQLGELRDAENSLLELAALAETAGSQVMDGVLQRRTKPDPATFIGSGKAKELAAIVAATGADTVIADSELAPSQRRALEDVVKVKVIDRTALILDIFAQHAKSREGKAQVELAQLQYLLPRLRGWGESMSRQAGGRVAGGEGIGSRGPGETKIELDRRRINSRIARLRRDIAAMKTGRDTKRSSRRRSEVASVVIAGYTNAGKSTLINRLTGAGVLVENALFATLDPTVRRAETADGRPYTISDTVGFVRSLPHQLVEAFRSTLEEVEDADLVLHVVDGSHPDPEGQISAVREVFADIGATEVPELIVINKSDAAEPETIERLQRALPRSVVVSARTGAGFDALRAAIDTALPRPAVTIDVVIPYDRGDLVAVLHERADVESIEYTPEGTAVVGKAYPSVASQVGPYARVAP